AATCAGAAGAATCCATGATAAAATACGACAGACAATGAACTCACATTCTGATTTAAACACTCCCGAGAAAATGCAGGGATTTTAGCTGGATTGTAAAGCATTATGGGCATTACAGGAGAATCATTATCCCCAAGAACCTCAAAACCCATCTTCTGCAGCTCTGACCTGAAAAAGTTGCTGTTTTCACGTATTCTTGCTAACTTTTGAGCCCCTAGAGTGACATCAAAGATATTCAACTTATGACCAAATAAAAGCATCCAAACTCAAATCCAATTTATTAGCATTATATAGACACTGCACTAATTTTTCTTCTAGTACCTCTACTGGAACCGTCTTCACCAAGAATAACCTTTATAGCAGATATAATTTGTTGTGCAGCTGGAGGTGATATTGATGTTGCATACAGATGAGCTGGACAACTGTACTTGAGATACTGTATAAGctcctgaaaaataaatatactaaaataagCAATCTGCCGTCATCAATCAGACACATTATGAAATAACTCTAGTATCCACTCAATAGTATTAGTTGACATGCTTCACAGTTTCTAGAGGTCATGCAGATACAAACTTATGAACTTGGAAAACTTGTCAAGCCCAATAAGATCATGACAAGTCCTGAATAGATACAACCATCACCATGATACACATATACTGTGATTCCCACTTAACATACAAggaaaacaatttaaaattatgGCAAGCTAGTGATCATCCAAATTGCCACCATGTCAAACTGCGTATTACTAGCGACAGTAATTCAATCCATCCATATTGTACAcaaagcaaacaaaaacaatgaaaCCCATGAAGATAAATCCTTTAATTAAAGAATGTAGAGGCTCAACTCCCAAGTAGTACAAGTGCATGTGATTCTCCTTTGACCTTTCTCAGTACCACTTCTATACACAATCAAGAATATTTAAGAAAGGTGCATAAAAGAACCTTGGATCCAGCAATGTAACCACCAGATGATCCGAACGATTTCGTAAAAGTTCCCATCATAATGTCAACATCAGCAGTATCTACTCCTAAGAGTTCACAAACACCTCTTCCCGTTTTTCCAACAGCTCCAATGCTGTGAGCCTCATCCAAGTAAACATATGCCTAAAAAGccaaaaagaataaattatcTTTTGTTAATAGCAATAGAAACTTTTGTTAGAGTATGTCTGTTTGTAGGTTGAAAATTCGTTCATCAATATAATATAGGAATTTACCACTATATATATGCATCCAGGTGTAGCAATTAGCATTGATTTCTCAAAAGATAAACTGAAATTTAGCATGCACAAATGATAAAATGTATCACCTTATATTTCTTGCATATTGCCACAATCTCTGGAAGGTTGCAGAGTTCTCCTTCCATACTATATATCCCTTCAACAATTACCATTATCTTCTTCCAAGGCCTATGTGTCCTAGGTTGCCCGTTAGCAATTTGTTCTCGTAAAACTTTCTCCAAGTGTGACGGTGCTAAAACAAAGAGACATTATACTCAAACAGCACAACAGCGCTGAAATATTGAAAGGAACCATAGTAGGCAGGCAGCATCAGACAACTTACTATTATGTTGGAAAACTCTAATTGTTGCTCCTGAGCCTCGAGCACCATTGACAATAGAATTGTGGTTCAATGAATCACTGATTATCAATCCACCCTGTAATAATATGATTGAAATAAGCAACTCATACATGCACAACAGCCAAAAATAGTGATACTAATAACAGGATCTATGAGCGCACTTTCCCCATCAGGACAGGAAGGATGGCAGAGTTTGTCACATAGCCCATACCAAACACTATGGAAGCTGGCTTTCCAACGAAGCCTGCAACACATTCCTCCAATTCAGTGTGCAGTGCTGTTGTTCCTGATAAAATATCTGCTTCATTAAAACCAACTACCAGAACATAATAACAAAAGAACTGACTGCAGAATATCATGCATACCCCCATCAACACGAGTGCTACAAGTACTTGGAGAGAACTTTTTCAATGACTCAATAACACGTGGAGTGCAATATTCATCAGCAGCTGCAAAGCCAAGATAATTATATGATCCCAAATTAAGACACCTAGTTGTCTTTGTAGTTCGTCTGCACAAGATGTAAGGAAACAATTAATCCACAAATCACTTACAAGCAAGGAAGTTAGTAAAGTGTCTCTAAAGCATACAACTGCACAAGTTAAAATTGCTTTCTAATGGGGACTTTAGACTTCCAAGCAAAATGACGAAAGTACTCACTTTAATGTCTTATTATTGTCATTGGAGTAACGTTCAACCACATCAAACCAAGCATCAGGAGCACTTGATATAGGTCGTCCAAAACAGTCCTACACGGACAAAAAAACACAAGAAATGTCAACCCTTCAGCTATTTGCAGCACACCATTGCGTTGCACATTGTACTGAAGCAACTGCAACTACTACATTAATATCACATTTATAACCCCCAGATAAACATATACAGAAGAAAATAAACACAAAAAGAGCAAAAACTTATCCCATATACATAGAACAAGAATTTAGAGCATAGAAGTACATATTGACTGATGCTTAGATGAATGAATGACAGTCAAGACCCTTACTTCTTTTAACATATACCTAAGAACATTTTGCATCAATCAAACAGTTGTGGACCTTTTGGTAGTTCTCAACCACAAGCATTCGGATTGATGCTCATAATCAATGTAAAATTCAAATTcttcctaaaaaaaattatatataaaaattcaaataaaatcaAATACAATTGCTAGTTACTGGTTAATCGAAGATGTTTCTGCAAAAATGTTCCAATGGCTTCTCATACATCAATTCGAATTCAGGCCAGCCTTAAATATAAATCGAAGTGAAGCAGATGCAAGGAAAAACTCaaatttaaaaaggaaaaagagtaacCTGAATCCGGAGATACAGACGTCGAACATAGAAGTCTTCAAGCCCTAAACAGATCGGAGCATAACCCTAAATTCGAGACAGAAATAGACATAGTATAAAAGAGTTGAAGCATACCATaaattacaaattacaaaacGCAAAGGAAAATGAGAAACCTGAAGATTGCTGGCATGCCACCAATCAAAGATTTTCCTGAAAAAATCGCGGAATTGACCAAAAACGAAGAGTAAACCATAGCTAAAGTAAGTGGTCAAAGCGGTCAAATAAGGAATGGTAATCATGGCTGGATCGTACTTCCGTTTCTGAATTATATCAGTCGGCAAGATGAGGTGTAAATGAAGTGAATGTCAGATCTGGTAAGAGAAATCGAATATGGTGTGTTAGGAGTGGAAGATGATTGTATGCATGAAGAGGAAAAGATTGATGAAAATCAAATCCCCTCCCTTCTTCTGGGTTTGA
The DNA window shown above is from Euphorbia lathyris chromosome 1, ddEupLath1.1, whole genome shotgun sequence and carries:
- the LOC136227878 gene encoding long chain base biosynthesis protein 2a yields the protein MITIPYLTALTTYFSYGLLFVFGQFRDFFRKIFDWWHASNLQGYAPICLGLEDFYVRRLYLRIQDCFGRPISSAPDAWFDVVERYSNDNNKTLKRTTKTTRCLNLGSYNYLGFAAADEYCTPRVIESLKKFSPSTCSTRVDGGTTALHTELEECVAGFVGKPASIVFGMGYVTNSAILPVLMGKGGLIISDSLNHNSIVNGARGSGATIRVFQHNTPSHLEKVLREQIANGQPRTHRPWKKIMVIVEGIYSMEGELCNLPEIVAICKKYKAYVYLDEAHSIGAVGKTGRGVCELLGVDTADVDIMMGTFTKSFGSSGGYIAGSKELIQYLKYSCPAHLYATSISPPAAQQIISAIKVILGEDGSSRGAQKLARIRENSNFFRSELQKMGFEVLGDNDSPVMPIMLYNPAKIPAFSRECLNQNVAVVTVAFPATPLLLARARICISASHTKEDLLKALEVISRVGDLVGIKYFPAEPKKQQQEQSTLKLE